In Vicinamibacterales bacterium, the DNA window AAGAGTCCCGCCACGATGAGGGCAACGAGCGAGAACGCGATCTGCGCCAGCACCAGGACGTTGCGCAGGCCGAACAATCGCTCGCCGCCGGCAGGGTCCGCGGTGCCCTCCTTGATCTCGGTGACCAGGCTCGGCCGCGAAGCCCTCAACGCCGGGACGAGGCCGAACAACACGCCGGTCACGACCGTGGCTGCCGCGGTGAAGGCGAGCACCCGCGCGTCGGGGACCGTATCGAGCGTATCGGCCGGCAGGAACGGGGGCCGGGCGGCGAGCAGCAGCAACTGGCCCCAGTACGACAGCGGCAGCGCGAGCACCCCTCCGACCGTGGCGAGCGCAAGGCTCTCGATGAGAAGCTGCCGCACGATCCGTGCGCGGGTGGCGCCGAGCGCGAGGCGCAGCGCGATCTCGCGTCGCCGCGCGTTCGCCCGCGCGAGCAGCAGGTTCGCGACGTTGCCGCACGCGACCAGCAGGACCAGGGCCACGATGGTCATCAGCATCCCGGTGGCCAGAAGGACGTTCCGGCCGTCGGGCCCCATGCGTGACTCGGGAAGGGTCAGCAGACGGACGGATCGCCCGCGGTTGTCGGTCGGGTACTCGAGCTCGAGTTGGCTGGCGATCGACGTCATGTTCGCGCGCGCCTGCTCGATGCTGACGCCGGGCTTGAGCCGACCGACGGCCTGCCAGACCAGACCCCGCCGCGATTCGAAGTTCTCGAGCAGGAAGCCCGCGAGCACCTGCTGGTAACACATGCTCGGCAGCCAGACGAGCGGCCGCCCGAAGGGGTTCAGGCCGCGGAACCCGTTCGGCGCGACGCCGATGATCGTGAACGGTTGCCGATTGAGGGTGATCGTGCGCCCGACCACCGACCGATCGCCCGCGAAGTACCGCTGCCAGCCGTTGTAGCTCAGAACGGCGACCAGATGCGTGCCGGGTGTCCGGTCTTCGTCGGGTCGAAACGTCCGACCGAGGACCGGCTTGACGCCCAGCACGTCGAAGAAGTCGCCGGTGACGAGCTGTCCCTGCAAGATCTCGGGCTGCGTGCCCGTGTCCGACAAGGCGAGCTGGACGCCCATCATCGACGCCATCCCGGACAGCACCTGGTTCTTGGCCCGGTAGTCCAGGAAATTCAGCCGCGACATCGCTCCGACGAAGTCGGCGTTTCGCGGGTCCGTTGTGAAGATCGTCACAGTGCGGGAGGGCTCCGCGACCGGAATTGGCTTCAGCAGCACCGTGTTGATGCCGCTGAAGGTCATCGTGTTGACGCCGATCCCGAGGCCGATGGAAAGCGCAGCCACGGCGGTGTAACCGGGGCTCCGAAGCAGAAGACGCAATCCGTAGCGCAGGTCCTGCACGATCGTCATGGCAGCCCTCATCCGGGCAGAGGCGTCTACCCGGCTCGGTGAACCGTGGGTCGGGATAGCCGGTGATGCGTAGCGCCTCAGTCTACCCAGAAGTCACTGCGATTGTCATGCACGCCTGGGCGTTCTCTCCCAGGTGACGCGCCCCTCATGACGGCCCGCCGACCGGGCGGCCGGGTTTTCGACCGGGCGTCCAGCCGGCCGCAGCAGGAAACTCCTCGATTTCGGCCACTCCGAGTCGCCCGACAGTCGGCCCGTTTCTTGAAGAGTCGACTGGCACTCAGTCGTAATCACCACCTATGTTTCACGACGACACCCTCAGTACACTGCCGACCGTAGGCGACCAGTCAATCGCGCTACCCGTGTCCCGAATCCACACTCCTGCCACGGCGTTTCTGAACAACGCCGCAACCTCATATCCAAAGCCCGCCTCTGTCATCGATGCCGTCGTGCGATCCCTGTCCGACATCCCCCGTGACGCTGGCAGGAGCGGGGGATCGGACGACTCCCCGACCCAGTGCCGACACGCCCTGGCCACGCTGTTCGACGTGCGGCGTCCCGAGATCTGATTCCCGATCCGTTCGTGGCGCCGATGATCGAGATACGGCTCGAGGGCGCCCGCCGTGGCACATTCGACCTGTTCACGCCGTGGGCTGCGCCCAGGCCGAACTCGTCGAACTCGCGGCCTCCCGGCTGATGTTTGCCGACCTGACTCAGGCTGCCTCCGCGGCGTTCATGGGCTTGGCGCCTGTTCTCCTGCACCGGGCAGCCGACCGCGCAGCCGAGGGGCATCGCAATCGACCGGCCACATGGGCTATCCTCCGCAGTGACATCCGATTCCACATCAGGAGACGCCACCATGTCCCGATCGCGAAAGCTCATCCTCGGCGCCGTCATCCTGCTCGCGGCCGTGATCGGCCTTCGAGCCGAACAGGGCATGTGGATGCCGCAGCAGATTCCGGACCTGGCTGCCAGGCTGCGGACGCTCGGCTTCACCGGCGACCCCAGGGCATTTGCCGACCTCACCGGCCAGCCCATGGGCGCCATCGTGTCGCTCGGTGGATGCACGGCGTCGTTCGTGTCGCCCGATGGTCTGATCGTCACCAATCACCACTGCGTGACCGGCGGTCTCCAGTTCAACTCGACGCCCAAGCGTGACCTGCTGACCGACGGCTACCTCGCGAAGACCCGCGACGAGGAGCTCTCCAATGGCCCCGGCTCCCGGGTGCTCGTGACGACGTCGGTGAAGGATGTCACCGACGCCATCACGGGAACGATCGATGTGGCGACCACCGACCGCCAGCGCAATGGCACGATCGAGCGACGGATCAAGGAGCGCGTCGCCGCGTGCGAGCAGAACGGCCTGCGCTGCAGCGTGACGCCGTTTTTCGAAGGACTGAAGTATTACGAAATCGCCCAGCTCGAGATCCGCGACGTTCGGCTCGTCTACGCGCCGGCCGAGGGCATCGGCGTATTCGGCGGTGAGACGGACAACTGGCGGTGGCCGCGCCACACCGGCGACTGGAGTTTCCTCCGCGCCTACGTCGGCAAGGACGGCAAGCCGGCGGCGTACTCGAAGGACAACGTGCCCTACAAGCCGGCGCACTGGCTGAAGGTCTCGGCGCTGGGCACCAAACCCGGCGACCTCGTCTTCGTCGTCGGCTACCCGGGCCGGACGTTCCGGAACCGCACCTTCGCGGAGATCCGTGAGACGACCGAGTGGACACTCCCGCGGTCGGTGCGCCTGGCGCAGGAGCAGCTCGCCCTCATCGACAAGCTGACGGCCAGCAACAAGGAACTGGCCATCAAGCTCGCGGGGCGCATCCAGGGGCTCAACAACGGCCTGACGAACACGAAGGGCGTGCTCGAGGGCCTGGTGAAGGGCGGCGCGCTCGGTTTGAAGGAGGCGCAGGAGAAGTCCCTGGTGTCGTGGATTGCGGCGACGCCAGCGCGGCAGAAGCAGTACGGCGACGTGCTGCCCGCGCTTGCCGCACTACAGGCCGAAGGCGAACAGGTGCGCGAACGAAGCGCCGTGATGACGAACCTCTCGTCTGCCTCGCAGTACCTCGGCGCCGCGCAGACACTCTACCGGTTGTCGGTGCAGCGTCCGAAGAACGACCTCGACCGCGAGGCGGGCTTCCAGGAGCGCGACTGGAGCCGGATCCGCGAGGCCCAGGATCGCCTGCAACGCTCGCTCGACGCCACGGCCGACCG includes these proteins:
- a CDS encoding ABC transporter permease, producing MTIVQDLRYGLRLLLRSPGYTAVAALSIGLGIGVNTMTFSGINTVLLKPIPVAEPSRTVTIFTTDPRNADFVGAMSRLNFLDYRAKNQVLSGMASMMGVQLALSDTGTQPEILQGQLVTGDFFDVLGVKPVLGRTFRPDEDRTPGTHLVAVLSYNGWQRYFAGDRSVVGRTITLNRQPFTIIGVAPNGFRGLNPFGRPLVWLPSMCYQQVLAGFLLENFESRRGLVWQAVGRLKPGVSIEQARANMTSIASQLELEYPTDNRGRSVRLLTLPESRMGPDGRNVLLATGMLMTIVALVLLVACGNVANLLLARANARRREIALRLALGATRARIVRQLLIESLALATVGGVLALPLSYWGQLLLLAARPPFLPADTLDTVPDARVLAFTAAATVVTGVLFGLVPALRASRPSLVTEIKEGTADPAGGERLFGLRNVLVLAQIAFSLVALIVAGLFVRSLNRTMEINPGFDVERLASLTVDLGTSGYDEARGREFQRKMIERATGVAGVQSAALADFAPLMGGGFSRTVFLAGQDTKDPRNGKLVQIQNVSDAYLQTVGIRLLRGRNFLASDLPTSPHVVIINETMARRFWAGKDPIGERYHYFGIDDPAEVVGVAADSDYNGVGEDRQPFIYQPLSQIYQPGVTLLVRAGQPSAVLGTVRGEMSQLDRQLPLQFVMTMSDAFSQSLFVQRFGAGLLAAFGGLALVLSIIGVYGVMAYSVSRRTREIGIRIALGASQTSLVQSVLRQAARLALVGAAIGVAVSLLLARVIGRLLYGVGAADPVTFVGVPTALVVAAIAASYLPARRAATVDPLVALRHE
- a CDS encoding S46 family peptidase; translation: MSRSRKLILGAVILLAAVIGLRAEQGMWMPQQIPDLAARLRTLGFTGDPRAFADLTGQPMGAIVSLGGCTASFVSPDGLIVTNHHCVTGGLQFNSTPKRDLLTDGYLAKTRDEELSNGPGSRVLVTTSVKDVTDAITGTIDVATTDRQRNGTIERRIKERVAACEQNGLRCSVTPFFEGLKYYEIAQLEIRDVRLVYAPAEGIGVFGGETDNWRWPRHTGDWSFLRAYVGKDGKPAAYSKDNVPYKPAHWLKVSALGTKPGDLVFVVGYPGRTFRNRTFAEIRETTEWTLPRSVRLAQEQLALIDKLTASNKELAIKLAGRIQGLNNGLTNTKGVLEGLVKGGALGLKEAQEKSLVSWIAATPARQKQYGDVLPALAALQAEGEQVRERSAVMTNLSSASQYLGAAQTLYRLSVQRPKNDLDREAGFQERDWSRIREAQDRLQRSLDATADRAFLRWALGLTAVLPAGQRIEALDTAVGLRAGLPAAEADHNIDAYLEKLYAGTKVGDRDVRLALIDKSTAELTATNDSFIALAAALEPLAESIREAAKTRAGASARLRPRYMQALLAKAGGLVAPDANSTLRVTYGQVKGVDAKDGLFYKPQTGLAGILEKQTGAGDFNAPRKQLDAIGAFLKHRKSPYLDAGLKDVPVNFLSTVDTTGGNSGSPTLNARGELVGLLFDGTYESVSSDYLFDEVKTRSIHADSRYMLWNMAEVDGATHLIGEMTIVRAPAAAGRKK